CACATCCGTCAAATAAATAGGTCGAAGGAAAACAATGTGGACACCCATGTTTATTCATATCTGCATTGCTGCTGCAATGACGCAGTGAAGCAGGTCTTTGTTGGTTCATGCTAGTCTAAGCTGGTCTGGTGGTTGAGCAGCATACCAACATACGCAACACAACACATAGTGGTTTTGCTGTTGACCAgacatgctggtctatgctgttttttgtcTGGCAGGGCTGGTTAACTAGTAATTTTGGTATGTTGTacataacattaaatatatatatatatatatatatatatatatatatatatatatatacacatggtTGGATGCATCCAAGTACAgttataattacattataaatgtTACAAGTTTCAGAgcaattttcatttatttcatgtttgacTAGCTTTGCTtttaaaatttagttttaaatCATCAAATATGACACATAAAACCTTATATAACACAAAACATATATGAGAAATATACCATTCATACGTGAATAATATTTTCTTCTTTACGTTGACATATGGCTGAAATACTATTTGTCCCATATTTTAAATTGGCCAATTTCAAATATGTTGGCTTGTATGTCCTGTATATGtgcatattttcagtttttgacataatttgaaagtgtctgttggcCCTTACATTGCCCATCAATTTCATGGTGAAaagaccaacagaaacagcccaaaatgacatggaaaaaagtccattgagttttttaaaaagttaccattttggatatgCCAGGTTTATTctcacagcagtgatatgctaatatattttcatatatatttcatatatttgtgtgtattgatatatatatatccatttgGGCTAGCTAATATAGTAGTAGCTAATATAGTAATATAGCTAGTATACTGGTTTTAACAGTATTAAGCTCTGGTAGGTTTGCCCTTGCCTGTGTTTTTAGTAGAATGTGCTAGATAATGTAGCAGCATTTAAATGGTTTTAAGTGTACTAAGTACTGAACAAGGTAGGTTTGCATTGCTAGAATGTACAGAGTGGTTAAACCCCTTAAATGCAAAGCTTGTTAGATCctaaaggcttattattcaggaactacaggGACCTCAATGCAAAGTGATGAGTTAGTGCAGTAGTGATGAGCAGGGTGTAATAAAATGGTATAATAAAAgtattatgtaataaaactacagtctcctgtatttttttattactgaacTCCTGGCCCTCTGTTACTTGTCTGAGCGCTCACGGTGGAGGGTGGAGCCTTTCTAGGGAGTGGAGAATAGGCTTTATCACTGCTGAATGCAACTGGCTGATAAAGCGAGTGAAgagttcagctcagctcagtgaGGTGGGAgacgtgagagagagaaagtctgAGGTTTTTGACCAAAGTGAGATGGTATCTTGTTGACGTAGTGACACCTGAACGTCTGCAATGGAGGTCACCACAGCACGCCTGGAAAGAGCTGGAGGACGCCAACACCACCCAGACGTGGCCACGTAAGCGAGAACTTTATCTGTCTTTCAGCGGGTTTAGTCATTCAGGTAGTGCGTTATACTTTCACGATGAACAGCGTGGTTTTCTCTGGTGTACCTAAAGAAAAAACGTTTCCCTTTTTCTACAGGCAAACGCGGAGAACATCCAGATGCAGACTTTATGTGCTCCTGAAAAAGTACACAGATGTAAAGTCGTCAAGAAAGAAATCAGCCAGGTACAGTATCCTCCTCTCAATAGCTACATTggtaaagaagatggttcttcaaggggtctTTAGTAAAACGTAGGGTTTTACTTGGGACCatgtgttctatacagaactattgcatgcttaaatggttcactgcaaggtgaaatggttcttcagattgatggtgttGTCTGGTTCTCTGTAGCACAAAAAAGGGCtttacattgtaacaacagaagaaccctttttggtgctgtatagaatccttttcaacaaggttcatatacaacacaatttttaatcaatctgaagaaccacttcaccatacaaagaacagCCTGAAATGGTCCTACATAGACCTCATGGGTCTCAGTAGAATCTCTGTCTACTTATCAAAAACGTGTGaacaaccatctttttcaagtgggtatatagtaccaaaaagtaTATACCCTATatatgctatatagaaccatatataacacgtcctccatcaatctgaagaaccatttcagaacTTAAGTGTTCTGTACAGGCCTCAAGGGTCTAGATAGAACCCCTGCCTTTGCTAAAAACCcctgaaaaaacatctttttaagtgtgtatgtattGTCAAAAGTgcttctgctgttgttatgatgtcaagcttgaagcagtagaagaacctttttggtgctgtacagaaccattttcacaaaggttttatatagaaaccTCTACAACAAacttccatcaatctgaagtacaatttcaccatttaaagaacaatttaagcgtGAAATGGTTCAAGATAGAACTCTTGagtctatgcagaaccattCGCATTACTAAGGAACCTTCTTTTCTAAGAGCGAACTGCTTCCATGTTGTTTAAAGCCAAATAAGCTAAAAtgaagctgtttttttgtttcctaATTCAGACCAACTCAAGTTGAATTTGAGCAGTGGGGTCAGTCTCTGGAGAAACTTCTCACCCACCAGAGTAAGTTGATCTTAGATGAAATATGTAGCCTGATGTTTTGCGCACCACTCAAAGGAGAATTTCAACTATTCTTTTAAAACCTGCCATAGTTCCAtagctaagatgtaaacaaaggttttggcctaacTCTAATTTTTCGTGTTcatggatagcaaataaaatggctatatttgtgttgtagacattgtgacccctgattCCTGTCACAACCagtataaagaaatctgaggtgAAAGTTCTCTACGAACTTCATCATATCAGACAattctggatgactttgtttacatctcaactactgAATTAAGTCAAAACATCTGCGAGTACTGCTTAAAAGAAACTGGAGAGATACCCTAGCATAATGTGTAGAGCTTACCATTATCTATCCCTGCCCCACATCAGTTGGACTGGTGGCGTTCAAGAAGTTCTCAAAGTCAGAGTTCTGTGAGGAGAATATTGAGTTCTGGCTGGCCTGTGAGGACTTCAGGAAGACCAAGAGATCAGAAAAGCTAGCCATCAAAGCGAAACACATCTATGAGGAGTTCATCAGGAAAGACTCCCGAAAAGAGGTGAATCACACGATGAGTCATAGGCATGTTCATTTCTTATTGAACCTGTCCAAGAACATCCAAAAAGAGCAGGTTGTGTCATTGAGACTGCAAATGTTTTAGGATGTGTATAGTGAGGTGATGAAAAAGCAAAATTATTGGGCCAAGGAAAGTAACTTTGGGCCAATAATTAGTCTTGACAATTATCAAATATAGCTTACCCCCTTAAATAGACAAGGTccaccagtgggcccaaagtcTTATTGCACACCTTGGGCCAATTATTTCTGGAAGTGTGTGAATTGATGATAACTACCAAGGTAGGTACCCTTGGGCCAATGATTAGTGTGGAATATAGCTTAACCCCTTGACTGGTCAGGGTCCACCagtaggcccaaagttttattgcacagttctacaacctaagaatagttTGGCCAGTTTGCACAAATGTCcctgaataatatgccttagtAATAAGTTCCAAAATTATGCAAATTCTTCTTTTGTTCACTCTACTgtgcagtgtgatttttattgctttgtttttatttaaccgtttcatttttacagttattATAATCTATGATTTGTccaaaaatgtacacaattaaAAAGATTGCATTAAATTATAGGCCGTCTCGTTTGCTATGGACTGCACCCATTTTAGCGCACTGAGCTGGATGATGCTTGCATACACCTTTGCTAATAATCTGCTGGTAATTACAGTTGGACGGTAcatgttttctaagtgaaaataaatgaacacatcaaaCTCACTACTAAGACAAGCATACATCACAAATCCTGCAGATTGATAGCTAACAAAACATCCTAATGGTTGTTCGTCTGAAGCTAAAAATTTCTCTTTTCACAGGTCAACTTGGACTTCTACACCAAAGAACACCTCGGCCAGTGCCTCCAGCGGCCAAGCAAGAACTGTTTTGAAGAAGCTCAGAGAAGAATCTTCTACCTGATGGAGATTAGCACCTACCCTCGCTTTCTTCAGTCGGACCTTTACCACGCCCTCAGGGCCCCTGAGGGACTTTAGAGACCCCTAAAGCCACGGCGCTAACCGCAGCTGTGCTAAGCTGTGGCTGCCTGAGGAAGTGGAGAAGTTCAGTTTTGTCTCAGCAGTAAGACAGCTAGTGTGTAGCATACTGCTGGTAAGCATTTCTAAGGATGTAGCGTAATGCTGGTAAGCATTTGTAAGGATGTAGCGTAATGCTGGTAAGCATTTGTAGCACACTGTTGATCATAAATGCTGCACCAGATCATCACTCTGGAGGCTTTGTTGTAGGCCTAGCTGGAGGATCACACTACAGTATGTGGTTGAGAGCCACTGCAAGTTCTTATTTGTGGTTGATCTGGGCTCTTGaaaaaaattttacatttttttttgctgctaaactagcttaaaggggaattccacagaattTTTTTGatgttcttttcatttgttctagagaaacttaccaagttaGCACTGCCCATATGGAAATATAGCCATATATGCATAGGCATCAAAAATGGTCAGACATATATATTTtcttgtgtacatatatgtGAGCACCAAatctttattatatatatatatatatatatatatatatatatatatatatatatatatatatatatataatgatatatatatatataaactaataTCAGTTTGATATAAGGGAATCTATATACAGCTATCCATATATTGCCATGTATTTCCATATGGGTGTTcatagtggtagtgataggaacaagacacacacacattttatatacatatatgtgtatatatatatatatatgtgtgtatatatatatatatatgtgtgtgtgtatatatatatatatatatatatatattatacatatatagcCATGTGACTACTAATATCAGTTGGATATATAGGAATCAATATACAGCGAATATTAGTCATCTATTTGAAATCCATATAGTGCCATAGTTTCCGTCTTTGAAGACACCGGTAGGTCCATTGGTTTGTAAAGTAAGTAAAACGCGTTGTAGACATTgcgacatctggttcctatcaccaacactgtaaagaactcAGAGTCTGTAAGCTTCTCTATGATGTGCCTGTGAAAATCTTGCAAATTTCAAAACTGAATGATGCTCAGagtttggtggaattcctctttaatggtGTCCAAAGTGATAATGCGGGTTTTAAAAGcataaatataaagaaagaaTTTTTTTACTTAACCAGTTTTGCACTTCCTGCGTTCCCGGCTCCTGTTGAAAATTGAGCACTGGAAACGTTTGCAGCTCATTTGTATTTCTCAATACTTCTGATACTCTAAGATTCCTGAGAACCACACAAAAAATTCCTTGTGAACGGCACCCGCAGCTCTCAGTCGTGCATGCCGGAGGATCCTGATGAGCTTGATGACGAATCCTGCACTTTGCCTGTTTCATGGGAAACTAGCAAAAGCCTGAACTTTGAAAGAAATGTGAACTGCTGAGCACACGCCTTTGGAACAAATGGAGGCCTTAAAACTCAAGATCCGCTTGTGGGTGGCAAGAACACTCATCAGGTTCACTTAGGAAGCAGAAATCTATGAAGCAGACAGTAGCTAAaaatgtttaaccccttaaatggccagagcttaacagcaggcccaaagttttattacacacttctataacctaagaagaCATCAACCAGTTTGAATGGGACCCTTCAGTTAACGGTTGAGTTCAGTTGAGACCCTGAAGTTAACGAATTATAAGCCTTAATaggtaataagcctgagattttaaggggttaaataaagCTGGTCAAAAGATGGTTTTATTTTCATCTAGACCTCATTTTTACCTTTAATGGTGACCAATTGCTATTCCATTTTTGGTGAATTGCAACAGTTTCTAAACAGAAAAGCTCATTAAATGTATAAAGATGccttttgatgttttattaacAACAAATTACCAATAATGCTGATTTTTTCTCTATGTGCCTGTTTCTAATATGAGTACACATCACTTTGTCTGTATATTAAGAAccttgtattgtattttagaCTGCAA
This window of the Pygocentrus nattereri isolate fPygNat1 chromosome 2, fPygNat1.pri, whole genome shotgun sequence genome carries:
- the LOC108428858 gene encoding regulator of G-protein signaling 21-like → MEVTTARLERAGGRQHHPDVATQTRRTSRCRLYVLLKKYTDVKSSRKKSARPTQVEFEQWGQSLEKLLTHQIGLVAFKKFSKSEFCEENIEFWLACEDFRKTKRSEKLAIKAKHIYEEFIRKDSRKEVNLDFYTKEHLGQCLQRPSKNCFEEAQRRIFYLMEISTYPRFLQSDLYHALRAPEGL